A single genomic interval of Microbacterium sp. LWO14-1.2 harbors:
- a CDS encoding acyl carrier protein, whose amino-acid sequence MAFTNDEVLAGLAELITDETGINASEVALEKSFTDDLDIDSISMMTIVVNAEEKFGVTIPDDEVKNLKTVGDAVNFIVAGQE is encoded by the coding sequence ATGGCTTTCACCAACGATGAGGTCCTCGCGGGCCTCGCAGAGCTCATCACCGACGAGACCGGCATCAACGCCTCGGAGGTCGCTCTCGAGAAGTCGTTCACGGACGACCTCGACATCGACTCGATCTCGATGATGACGATCGTCGTCAACGCCGAGGAGAAGTTCGGCGTCACCATCCCCGACGACGAGGTCAAGAACCTGAAGACCGTCGGCGACGCCGTCAACTTCATCGTCGCAGGCCAGGAGTAA
- a CDS encoding beta-ketoacyl-ACP synthase III, with product MTATLTQLTGPAYTRIYSYGAARGENAVPNDDLIGPIDSSDEWIRQRTGIVTRTRAGKGTDAIDLATTAAAEAIEKSGVPADQVDLVIVATISNPKQTPSVSAIVADRVGANPAAAYDVNAACAGYAYAVTQADALIKAGAARYALVIGTEKLSDIVDPTDRSISFLLGDGAGAALIGPSDTPGIAPAVWGSDGSKAEAVGMNGTLTDFRDGEVPWPTLRQEGQTVFRWAVWEMAKVAREALDKAGVGPDDIAAFIPHQANMRIIDEFAKQLKLPETTVIARDIETTGNTSAASIPLASHRLMAEHPELSGGLALQIGFGAGLVFAAQVVVLP from the coding sequence ATGACCGCCACGCTGACCCAGCTCACCGGTCCCGCGTACACGCGCATCTACTCGTACGGCGCTGCCCGCGGCGAGAACGCCGTGCCCAACGACGACCTCATCGGTCCTATCGACTCGAGCGACGAGTGGATCCGTCAGCGCACCGGCATCGTGACCAGGACGCGCGCGGGCAAGGGCACCGACGCGATCGACCTCGCGACCACGGCGGCCGCGGAGGCGATCGAGAAGTCCGGCGTCCCCGCCGACCAGGTCGACCTCGTGATCGTCGCGACCATCAGCAACCCGAAGCAGACGCCCTCCGTCTCGGCCATCGTCGCCGACCGCGTGGGAGCGAATCCCGCGGCGGCATACGACGTCAACGCCGCGTGCGCCGGCTACGCCTACGCGGTCACCCAGGCGGACGCCCTCATCAAGGCCGGAGCGGCGCGCTACGCCCTCGTGATCGGCACCGAGAAGCTCTCCGACATCGTCGACCCGACCGACCGCAGCATCTCCTTCCTGCTCGGCGATGGGGCCGGGGCCGCCCTCATCGGCCCGAGCGACACGCCGGGCATCGCGCCGGCCGTCTGGGGTTCCGACGGCTCGAAGGCCGAGGCCGTCGGCATGAACGGCACTCTCACCGACTTCCGCGACGGCGAGGTGCCGTGGCCGACCCTCCGCCAGGAGGGGCAGACCGTCTTCCGGTGGGCTGTGTGGGAGATGGCGAAGGTCGCCCGCGAGGCTCTCGACAAGGCGGGCGTCGGCCCCGACGACATCGCCGCGTTCATCCCCCACCAGGCGAACATGCGCATCATCGACGAGTTCGCGAAGCAGCTGAAGCTGCCCGAGACGACGGTGATCGCCCGCGACATCGAGACGACGGGCAACACGTCAGCGGCATCCATCCCCCTCGCGAGCCACCGGCTCATGGCCGAGCACCCCGAGCTGTCGGGCGGACTCGCGCTCCAGATCGGCTTCGGCGCCGGTCTCGTCTTCGCCGCCCAGGTCGTCGTCCTTCCCTGA
- a CDS encoding ACP S-malonyltransferase: protein MIVVVCPGQGSQTPGFLSPWLELDGVADTVAAYSDAAEVDLRLHGTESDADTIRDTRIAQPLIVAASLVAAAALESRAGRRADGVAGHSVGEIAALVDSGVIDAETGMRLVGIRGRAMADAAAQTPTGMSAVLGGDEDAVLSRLGELGLSPANYNGGGQLVVAGGLDALASLAAEPVKGTRVIPLQVAGAFHTAFMAPAVEALRDAVSAVTPADPSIPLWTNRDGTVVADGQQALDYLVDQVSSPVRWDLCMASFAEQGITGLIELAPAGALTGLAKRGLRGVPTVAVKTPEDLDAAVALLNGEAA from the coding sequence GTGATTGTCGTCGTATGCCCAGGACAGGGCTCGCAGACCCCCGGTTTCCTCTCCCCCTGGCTCGAGCTGGACGGCGTGGCTGACACCGTCGCCGCGTACTCCGACGCCGCAGAGGTCGACCTCCGCCTCCATGGCACCGAGTCGGATGCCGACACGATCCGCGACACGCGCATCGCGCAGCCGCTGATCGTCGCGGCATCGCTGGTCGCCGCGGCGGCGTTGGAATCGCGCGCGGGTCGCCGCGCCGACGGCGTCGCCGGCCACTCGGTCGGCGAGATCGCCGCTCTCGTCGACAGCGGCGTGATCGACGCCGAGACGGGCATGCGTCTGGTCGGCATCCGGGGTCGCGCGATGGCGGATGCCGCGGCGCAGACCCCCACCGGGATGAGCGCCGTCCTCGGCGGCGACGAGGACGCCGTGCTCTCCCGCCTCGGCGAACTCGGCCTCTCCCCCGCGAACTACAACGGCGGCGGTCAGCTCGTCGTCGCCGGCGGACTCGACGCTCTGGCGTCGCTCGCCGCGGAGCCCGTCAAGGGCACGCGCGTCATCCCGCTGCAGGTCGCCGGAGCGTTCCACACGGCGTTCATGGCGCCGGCCGTCGAGGCGCTGCGCGACGCCGTGTCCGCCGTGACCCCGGCCGACCCGTCGATCCCGCTGTGGACGAACCGCGACGGTACCGTGGTCGCCGACGGCCAGCAGGCGCTCGACTACCTCGTCGACCAGGTCTCGTCGCCCGTGCGCTGGGATCTGTGCATGGCGTCCTTCGCCGAGCAGGGCATCACCGGACTCATCGAGCTCGCCCCGGCCGGTGCTCTCACCGGGCTCGCCAAGCGCGGACTCCGCGGCGTTCCGACCGTCGCCGTCAAGACCCCCGAAGACCTCGACGCGGCCGTCGCGCTGCTGAACGGAGAAGCCGCATGA
- a CDS encoding helix-turn-helix domain-containing protein, which produces MDKAATLTWLRRISGDIASVTIKRLEDTLPWYADMPPARRSAVGLVAQAGITSFIQWYDDPTSTPWIAADIFAAAPRELLRSVSLQQTLQLIRVTVEVTEERVAGKGEDLREAILLYSRDVAFAAADVYARAAEARGLWDARLEALVVDSILTGEADEELPSRIAALGWHGHGEVAVLVGTTPPQFDVDLVRRTARKLAVDVLIGVQGSRLVLVIGRARVPGQETEDEELGFEEIASRLEPSFGPGYVVLGPAVAALVDASQSARAALAGFAVARAWRSAPRPVEADDLLPERALAGDPLAKQTLIERIYRPLQAHSTDLVTTLWSYLDNGRSLEATARELFVHPNTVRYRLKRVSEVIGWDATGPREALILQTALILGSIGAADQVRRRAPLRRPSR; this is translated from the coding sequence ATGGACAAGGCCGCGACACTCACGTGGTTGCGGCGGATCTCCGGCGACATCGCCTCGGTGACGATCAAGCGCCTGGAGGACACCCTCCCATGGTACGCCGACATGCCACCGGCCCGCCGCTCTGCGGTCGGGCTGGTGGCGCAGGCCGGCATCACGTCGTTCATCCAGTGGTACGACGATCCGACGTCGACCCCGTGGATCGCCGCAGACATCTTCGCCGCCGCTCCGCGTGAGCTGCTCCGCAGCGTGAGCCTGCAGCAGACGCTGCAGCTCATCCGCGTCACGGTGGAGGTCACGGAGGAGCGCGTCGCCGGCAAGGGCGAGGATCTCCGCGAGGCGATCCTGCTGTACTCCCGCGACGTCGCCTTCGCGGCCGCCGATGTGTACGCGCGCGCCGCCGAGGCGCGCGGCCTGTGGGACGCGCGCCTCGAAGCCCTCGTCGTCGACTCGATCCTGACCGGCGAAGCCGACGAGGAGCTCCCGAGCCGCATCGCCGCCCTGGGCTGGCACGGTCACGGCGAGGTCGCGGTGCTCGTCGGCACGACTCCCCCGCAGTTCGACGTCGATCTCGTGCGGCGCACGGCGCGCAAGCTCGCCGTGGACGTGCTCATCGGCGTGCAGGGCTCCCGTCTCGTCCTCGTCATCGGGCGCGCGCGGGTGCCCGGCCAGGAGACCGAGGACGAAGAGCTGGGCTTCGAGGAGATCGCCTCGCGCCTCGAGCCCTCCTTCGGCCCCGGCTACGTCGTGCTCGGACCGGCCGTCGCCGCCCTCGTCGACGCCAGCCAGAGCGCCAGGGCCGCACTCGCCGGTTTCGCCGTCGCGCGCGCCTGGCGCAGCGCACCCCGCCCCGTCGAGGCGGACGACCTGCTGCCCGAGCGGGCGCTCGCGGGCGATCCGCTCGCCAAGCAGACCCTCATCGAGCGGATCTACCGTCCGCTGCAGGCTCACTCCACCGATCTCGTGACGACGCTGTGGAGCTACCTCGACAACGGCCGCTCCCTCGAGGCGACGGCCCGTGAGCTCTTCGTGCACCCGAACACCGTGCGCTACCGGCTGAAGCGGGTGAGCGAGGTCATCGGGTGGGATGCCACGGGACCTCGCGAGGCGCTGATCCTGCAGACCGCTCTGATCCTGGGCTCGATCGGCGCGGCCGACCAGGTCCGTCGCCGCGCTCCGCTGCGTCGTCCGTCGCGCTGA
- the aceE gene encoding pyruvate dehydrogenase (acetyl-transferring), homodimeric type: MTVHDQDPYSQGNLDSDPEETGEWQQSLDELVEAKGHGRGREIMLSLLKRSKELHLSVPMVPTTDYINTIAAENEPEFPGDEEIERRYRAWIRWNAAVTVHRAQRPGIGVGGHISTYASSAALYEVGFNHFFRGADNPGGADQIFIQGHASPGIYARSFLEGRLTEQHLDGFRQEQSRAPFGIPSYPHPRQMQDYWQFPTVSMGLGPINAIYQAMSNKYLENRGIKDTSSSQVWAFLGDGEMDEIESRGQLQVAANEGLDNLNFVINCNLQRLDGPVRGNGKIIQELESYFRGAGWNVIKVVWGREWDDLLARDTEGALLNIMNQTPDGDYQTYKAESGAYVREHFFGKDERAAALVSDYSDEQIWHLKRGGHDYRKVYAAFKAAAEHKGQPTVILAKTVKGYGLGPHFEGRNATHQMKKMTLDNLKTFRDTMHIPITDAQLEENPYLPPYYNPGPQDETIQYMLERRKSLGGFLPERRSTHVGLSLPDDSAYALPKKGSGTQEIATTMAFVRLLKDLLRTKEFGHRIVPIIPDEARTFGMDAYFPTAKIYNPNGQHYTSVDRELLLAYKESPQGQIVHVGINEAGALAAFTAAGTSYATHGEPLIPIYIFYSMFGFQRTGDAQWAAGDQMARGFIIGATAGRTTLTGEGLQHADGHSHLLASTNPATVSYDPAYGYEIAHIVRDGLERMYGGNHPDPNVMYYMTVYNEPLVQPKEPEDVDVDGIVRGIHRVSVGEGDGPRAQLFASGVGLPWALEAQELLKKDWNVIADVWSVTSWTELRRDGLAADEHNFLHPEEEPRTAYLTQKLQGAEGPVVAVSDFMHAVQDQIRPWVPNRYATLGADDFGFSDTRAAARRYFKIDGPSVVVRTLQSLAEEGTVDRSLAAQAIEKYRLHDVNAGTSGNAGGES, translated from the coding sequence GTGACTGTGCACGACCAGGATCCGTACTCCCAGGGCAACCTCGACAGCGATCCGGAAGAGACGGGCGAGTGGCAGCAGTCCCTCGACGAGCTCGTCGAGGCCAAGGGCCACGGCCGCGGGCGCGAGATCATGCTCAGCCTGCTGAAGCGCTCCAAGGAGCTGCACCTGAGCGTGCCGATGGTCCCGACCACCGACTACATCAACACGATCGCGGCCGAGAACGAGCCCGAGTTCCCCGGTGACGAGGAGATCGAGCGCCGCTACCGCGCGTGGATCCGCTGGAACGCCGCGGTCACCGTGCACCGTGCACAGCGGCCCGGCATCGGCGTCGGCGGTCACATCTCCACCTACGCGTCCTCGGCGGCGCTCTACGAGGTCGGCTTCAACCACTTCTTCCGCGGTGCGGACAACCCCGGTGGCGCCGACCAGATCTTCATCCAGGGCCACGCCTCCCCCGGCATCTACGCCCGCTCCTTCCTCGAGGGTCGCCTCACCGAGCAGCACCTCGACGGCTTCCGTCAGGAGCAGTCGCGCGCCCCCTTCGGCATCCCCTCGTACCCGCACCCGCGGCAGATGCAGGACTACTGGCAGTTCCCGACCGTGTCGATGGGCCTCGGCCCGATCAACGCGATCTACCAGGCCATGTCGAACAAGTACCTCGAGAACCGCGGCATCAAGGACACCTCGTCCTCGCAGGTGTGGGCGTTCCTCGGCGACGGCGAGATGGACGAGATCGAGAGCCGCGGCCAGCTGCAGGTCGCCGCCAACGAGGGCCTCGACAACCTCAACTTCGTCATCAACTGCAACCTGCAGCGCCTCGACGGCCCCGTGCGCGGCAACGGCAAGATCATCCAGGAGCTGGAGTCGTACTTCCGCGGCGCCGGCTGGAACGTCATCAAGGTCGTCTGGGGGCGCGAGTGGGACGACCTGCTCGCCCGCGACACCGAGGGCGCGCTCCTCAACATCATGAACCAGACGCCCGACGGCGACTACCAGACGTACAAGGCAGAGTCCGGCGCCTACGTCCGTGAGCACTTCTTCGGCAAGGACGAGCGTGCTGCGGCCCTCGTGTCCGACTACTCCGACGAGCAGATCTGGCACCTCAAGCGCGGCGGTCATGACTACCGCAAGGTGTACGCGGCGTTCAAGGCCGCGGCCGAGCACAAGGGCCAGCCCACGGTCATCCTGGCGAAGACGGTCAAGGGCTACGGCCTCGGACCGCACTTCGAGGGCCGCAACGCGACCCACCAGATGAAGAAGATGACGCTGGACAACCTCAAGACGTTCCGCGACACGATGCACATCCCGATCACGGATGCGCAGCTCGAGGAGAACCCGTACCTGCCCCCGTACTACAACCCGGGACCCCAGGACGAGACGATCCAGTACATGCTCGAGCGCCGCAAGTCGCTCGGCGGCTTCCTCCCGGAGCGCCGCTCGACGCACGTCGGCCTCTCGCTTCCCGACGACTCCGCGTACGCGCTGCCCAAGAAGGGCTCCGGCACGCAGGAGATCGCCACGACCATGGCGTTCGTCCGTCTGCTGAAGGACCTGCTGCGCACGAAGGAGTTCGGCCACCGCATCGTGCCGATCATCCCCGACGAGGCGCGCACGTTCGGTATGGACGCGTACTTCCCCACGGCCAAGATCTACAACCCGAACGGCCAGCACTACACGTCGGTCGACCGTGAGCTGCTCCTCGCCTACAAGGAGAGCCCGCAGGGTCAGATCGTGCACGTCGGCATCAACGAGGCCGGAGCACTGGCCGCGTTCACCGCCGCCGGCACCTCGTACGCCACGCACGGCGAGCCGCTGATCCCGATCTACATCTTCTACTCGATGTTCGGCTTCCAGCGCACCGGCGACGCCCAGTGGGCGGCGGGCGACCAGATGGCGCGCGGGTTCATCATCGGCGCGACGGCAGGGCGCACCACCCTCACGGGTGAGGGCCTGCAGCACGCCGACGGCCACTCGCACCTGCTCGCGTCGACGAACCCGGCGACGGTGTCGTACGACCCGGCCTACGGCTACGAGATCGCGCACATCGTGCGCGACGGTCTCGAGCGCATGTACGGCGGCAACCACCCCGACCCGAACGTCATGTACTACATGACGGTCTACAACGAGCCGCTCGTGCAGCCGAAGGAGCCGGAGGACGTGGATGTCGACGGCATCGTGCGCGGCATCCACCGCGTCTCCGTCGGCGAAGGCGACGGACCCCGCGCGCAGCTGTTCGCGTCGGGTGTCGGTCTCCCCTGGGCTCTCGAGGCGCAGGAGCTGCTGAAGAAGGACTGGAACGTGATCGCCGATGTCTGGTCGGTCACCTCGTGGACCGAACTGCGCCGCGACGGCCTCGCCGCCGACGAGCACAACTTCCTGCACCCCGAAGAGGAACCCCGCACGGCATACCTCACGCAGAAGCTGCAGGGCGCCGAGGGTCCGGTCGTCGCGGTCAGCGACTTCATGCACGCCGTGCAGGACCAGATCCGCCCGTGGGTGCCGAACCGCTACGCCACGCTCGGTGCCGACGACTTCGGCTTCTCCGACACGCGCGCCGCCGCTCGCCGCTACTTCAAGATCGACGGACCGTCGGTCGTGGTGCGCACGCTGCAGTCGCTCGCAGAGGAGGGCACGGTCGACCGCTCGCTCGCCGCGCAGGCGATCGAGAAGTACCGCCTGCACGACGTGAACGCCGGCACCAGCGGCAACGCAGGCGGCGAAAGCTGA
- a CDS encoding SulP family inorganic anion transporter — protein MMQRPLAGLTRKNLARELLAGVTLSAIAVPLNIGYAQIAGLPASAGLYALVVPTVVYALVVSSRQVVASPDAAAAALVASSVGGLAVAGSEDYATLAMAQAIICGGMFLLLAFFRLGFLANFLSKPILIGFVGGLALDILISQVAKMLGVKIDSGAEFGAKVIALVSGVLTANPWSVMIAAVSVAILLLGRRLLPVVPWALIVLVGATTAVVLTDAENAGVDVLGEVPAGPPVLTWPMLEWAQWLSLVPSAIALTMVTVAEGLLVARSYSDRHHYRTSPNRDLLAFGLGNIAAGASGSFAIGSSTSRTAAMDQAGSRTQVPSLVLAVGTLLLLLFGTALLTDIPSPAIGAVVGVAILPLLGGRQLVALWRLDRFEFAVAAVCFLVTLFVGAIPGIIVAFVLALINLARRAARPPIDVLSESGDPAGSLVDGAAPGAVTAPGVVVVRMAAPLFFANADMFAEAVKSAVSTESSKVHHLIVDMEAVTDVDVTAAESFAALRAWLHDHDVDLSFSRVRPGAEARLRRFGIISDEVLFTTNRAAVAALRSTENR, from the coding sequence ATGATGCAGCGCCCGCTCGCGGGGCTGACCCGAAAAAATCTCGCGCGCGAGCTCCTCGCCGGCGTGACGCTGTCAGCGATCGCGGTGCCACTGAACATCGGGTACGCGCAGATCGCGGGCCTCCCGGCATCAGCCGGGCTCTATGCGCTTGTCGTGCCGACCGTCGTGTACGCGCTGGTCGTCTCGTCGCGTCAGGTCGTGGCGTCACCCGACGCGGCTGCAGCGGCGCTGGTGGCATCGTCGGTCGGCGGGCTCGCCGTCGCGGGCTCGGAGGATTATGCGACCCTCGCCATGGCGCAGGCAATCATCTGCGGGGGTATGTTCCTGCTCCTGGCCTTCTTCCGTCTCGGGTTTCTGGCGAATTTTCTCTCGAAGCCGATCCTGATCGGTTTCGTCGGTGGGCTCGCGCTGGACATCCTGATCTCCCAGGTGGCGAAGATGCTGGGGGTGAAGATCGATTCCGGCGCCGAGTTCGGGGCGAAGGTGATCGCGCTGGTATCGGGTGTGCTGACCGCGAATCCTTGGTCCGTGATGATCGCCGCGGTCTCGGTGGCGATACTGCTCCTGGGGCGACGGCTGCTGCCTGTCGTCCCGTGGGCCCTGATCGTTCTCGTGGGCGCGACGACGGCAGTGGTGCTCACCGACGCTGAAAACGCGGGTGTCGACGTCCTCGGCGAGGTACCTGCGGGACCTCCGGTGCTGACCTGGCCGATGCTGGAGTGGGCGCAGTGGTTGTCGCTCGTCCCATCGGCGATCGCGCTGACGATGGTGACCGTCGCCGAGGGGCTTCTTGTCGCTCGCTCCTACTCGGACCGACACCACTACCGGACGAGCCCGAATCGCGATCTGCTCGCTTTCGGGCTCGGCAACATCGCTGCGGGCGCGAGCGGAAGCTTCGCCATCGGGTCATCCACGTCCCGCACCGCTGCGATGGATCAGGCCGGCTCGCGCACGCAGGTGCCGTCGCTGGTGCTGGCGGTCGGGACGCTCCTGCTTCTCCTGTTCGGAACGGCGCTGCTGACCGACATCCCCTCGCCTGCGATCGGCGCGGTCGTCGGCGTCGCGATCCTGCCGCTTCTCGGCGGGCGCCAACTGGTCGCACTCTGGAGGCTGGATCGCTTCGAGTTCGCGGTGGCGGCCGTGTGCTTCCTGGTGACCCTGTTCGTCGGCGCCATCCCCGGCATCATCGTGGCGTTCGTGCTCGCTCTGATCAATCTCGCCCGCCGAGCGGCGCGTCCGCCTATCGATGTCCTGTCTGAATCGGGGGATCCCGCGGGTTCGCTTGTCGACGGTGCGGCGCCCGGCGCCGTCACCGCACCGGGAGTGGTGGTCGTCCGCATGGCCGCGCCGTTGTTCTTCGCCAACGCGGACATGTTCGCTGAGGCGGTGAAGTCCGCGGTCTCGACCGAGTCCTCGAAGGTCCATCATCTGATCGTCGATATGGAGGCGGTCACCGACGTCGATGTGACGGCAGCGGAATCGTTCGCCGCGCTCCGCGCATGGCTTCACGACCACGATGTAGACCTCTCTTTCAGTCGCGTGCGCCCGGGTGCGGAGGCGAGACTACGACGTTTCGGCATCATCTCCGACGAGGTGCTGTTCACCACCAACCGCGCAGCCGTGGCCGCGCTCAGAAGCACGGAGAACCGATGA
- a CDS encoding GAP family protein — protein MMTDVLGGILPLAVGVAISPIPIIAIILMLLSPSARTAAVGFVVGWVLGIVVAVTLFTLIGTAIPAADPDAAKPVQGVIHLVFGALLIGLGIAQMRHRGASSSSKAPPKWMQAIDRMSFPGAFGLGALLAAVNPKNTMMTATAGITIGTPGISVGSAAIAIAGFTVIAASTVVVPALAYLLAADRLGGRLVAVREWLEKENTVIMAVLLLALGPMNIGKGIALF, from the coding sequence ATGATGACGGACGTGCTCGGCGGCATCCTTCCCCTCGCGGTCGGCGTGGCGATCAGTCCGATTCCCATCATCGCGATCATCCTCATGCTGCTGTCGCCCTCTGCCCGGACGGCAGCGGTCGGGTTCGTTGTCGGGTGGGTGCTCGGAATCGTCGTCGCCGTGACGCTCTTCACGCTGATCGGTACAGCGATCCCGGCCGCGGACCCGGATGCTGCGAAGCCCGTCCAGGGAGTCATCCACCTGGTATTCGGCGCGCTGCTCATCGGTCTCGGCATCGCGCAAATGCGGCATCGCGGTGCCTCCTCGTCGTCGAAGGCGCCACCGAAGTGGATGCAGGCGATCGACCGGATGTCGTTCCCGGGGGCGTTCGGTCTCGGTGCCCTGCTGGCCGCGGTGAACCCGAAGAACACGATGATGACGGCGACCGCCGGCATCACGATCGGGACGCCGGGTATCTCCGTCGGGAGCGCCGCGATCGCGATCGCGGGCTTCACCGTGATCGCTGCCTCCACGGTCGTCGTGCCCGCACTGGCCTACCTGCTCGCGGCCGATCGGCTCGGCGGAAGGCTGGTTGCCGTACGGGAGTGGCTCGAGAAGGAGAACACGGTGATCATGGCCGTGCTCCTTCTCGCCCTCGGCCCCATGAACATCGGCAAAGGCATCGCGCTCTTCTGA
- a CDS encoding formylglycine-generating enzyme family protein codes for MIRIEGGEFLMGAEGFSRDEEPVHLRMVHSFDLDEHPVTNREFAGFVDTTGYVTVAEEPLNAELFPALSADEREPGAMVFTPTSGPVDLSDWRQWWRWQPGADWAHPFGPGSGISDLLDHPVVQVAYRDAVAFATWAGKRLPTEAEWEYAARGGLDRAVYAWGDDEFPDGELMTNRWQGDFPYRNTGARGWVGTSPVGSFPPNGYGLVDMTGNVWEWTSDRYTTRHIPPGFTVPDAGHRVSLLAPMPLLDPEGRRVLRGGSHLCSPDYCLRYRPAARSPQSDDTATTHIGFRCARDVP; via the coding sequence ATGATCCGCATCGAGGGGGGCGAGTTCCTCATGGGCGCGGAAGGATTCTCGCGCGACGAGGAGCCGGTCCACCTCCGTATGGTCCACTCGTTCGATCTCGACGAGCATCCGGTGACGAATCGTGAGTTCGCAGGCTTCGTCGACACCACCGGATACGTCACGGTCGCCGAGGAGCCTCTGAACGCCGAGCTGTTTCCCGCTCTGAGCGCGGACGAACGGGAACCCGGCGCAATGGTCTTCACCCCCACCTCCGGCCCGGTGGACCTGAGCGATTGGCGGCAGTGGTGGCGCTGGCAACCGGGGGCAGACTGGGCTCACCCGTTCGGCCCCGGCTCCGGCATCTCCGACCTCCTGGATCATCCGGTCGTTCAGGTCGCCTACCGCGATGCCGTCGCTTTCGCGACGTGGGCCGGCAAGCGGCTCCCCACCGAAGCGGAGTGGGAGTACGCCGCACGCGGTGGCCTCGACCGCGCCGTGTACGCATGGGGTGACGACGAGTTCCCCGACGGCGAGCTCATGACCAACCGGTGGCAGGGGGATTTTCCGTATCGCAACACCGGCGCGCGCGGGTGGGTGGGGACCTCGCCTGTGGGATCCTTTCCGCCCAATGGCTACGGCCTTGTCGATATGACGGGGAACGTCTGGGAGTGGACGAGCGACAGATACACCACACGACACATCCCGCCCGGCTTCACTGTGCCGGACGCCGGGCATCGGGTGAGCCTGCTGGCACCCATGCCGCTCCTCGACCCCGAGGGCCGCAGAGTGCTCCGTGGAGGGTCGCACCTCTGCTCCCCTGACTACTGCCTGCGCTACCGGCCGGCGGCACGCTCTCCGCAGAGCGACGACACCGCGACGACGCACATCGGCTTCCGCTGCGCGCGCGACGTGCCGTGA